TCTGTTTTCATGCAATAATAAAGGTTTTTACCAAAATGATTATGGAATTATTCAAATCTAATTCCCACCTTTGATAGATTAATTCAATCTAGCTAACTAGGCCTTCTGTGATTATATTAATTGGAAAGGGGATGGAAACTTTCAcaattacatatgtgtataagaTTGCTTTGAAATATAGTAGGGCATTTAAACTTGATCTAATATTGATCCTTACATGTTCCCTTAATTTAATCAAGGCAATgtgaaatttatattaaaaaaatccttGATGGGTTACAAGGGCAAAGTGATAGATGGTATTACTGAATTTGTGGATGATATGaagctgtaagaaataatgaacacaTTGGACAGCAGAATCACTATCCAAAATGGTTTTGATTGATAAGACATTGAATAATATAAATGTTTCAGTGATGAAAGTGGAGGCCTGTACTTGGGTAAAAAtgtcttcacacacacacaaaatgcattAAATCACTATAGATTGGAGAAatccaaatgaaaacaactctgaagtaccaatcatattggctaacatgacagaaaaggaaaataacaaactttggaggagatgtgggaaaattgggacactaatgcattattggtggagtcatgaactgatcaaccattctggagagcaatttggtactaGTCCCAAAGGACAATTAAattgtgcttaccctttgatccagcaataccactactaggtctgtatcccaaagacataaaaaggcaaaaagacccacatgtacaaaatatttatagcagctctttgaatggtggcaaagaatgagaaattgaggagaaggcccatcagttggggaatggctgaacaagttgtggcatatgattgtcatggaatattgttgtgttataagaaatgatgagcaggatgcttttaaaacctggaaagatttatatgaactgatgcaaagtgaagtgaacagaaccaggagaacattgtatacagtaactgcaatattgtatgatggtcACCTTAAATGACTTAGTTGTTCTCAACAATAAAAAGAATCCAGAgaattctgaaggacctatgatgaaaacaTGTTCtctacctctagagaaagaacttatggaatctgaatgtagatcaaggCATAATGCTTGTGTTttgttaaactttatttttcttgattttttgaaatctgttttttcaaaatatggctgatatggaaatatattttacatgattgcatgtgtataaccttCACCAAATTCCTTGCATTCTCAGtgagagggtaggtgaggggtggtgggagagaatttggaactcaaaattgtaaataAGCAAAGGTTATAAAACTTGTTTTTCcatgttagtgggaaaaataagattaaattttaaGAACTTAAAAAGTAAATGTAGCCATTGAGAAGAAGGAAATATTAGTGTGGTCTGGAATGTTTGGGGATAGTTTCATGGTTCTGGTGAGACCTGAACTTTGAAAATgaatagggtgtgtgtgtgtgtgtgtgtgtgtgtgtgtgtgtgtgtctccccatTTCTCATTTAACATGTCTAGGAACCATTATAACTATTAGACACCGAGCTTGCCTGAAGATTATAGTCTATTTTGGGAGGGGGGGGGATTCCATATTACTTTTCTCCCTTTAGTAAGGAACTTTATTTGAAGTGGATAGTGCCCATCTTGTGAATAATCAGAACAGATGGTACATCCCACCCATCTACTTCAAAATGGACCTTGAACAGAGATCCTCTTTCTTCTTAAAGAGATAGTCTTGTTCTCCTCTACCCTGGCCAGACCACACCTAGAGCATTGTTTTCACTCCTGAATGCTCTATTTCAGAAGGGGTCCTGACAAATTGGAACATATCCCGAAGAAGGAAGCCAGAATGttgaagaaaatagatttttatgccaCGTGAGGACTAGTTGAAGGTCCTGAAAATTTACCATGGAGAAGAGATAACACAGGGTAAATGTCATCACTGTTGAAGTAATTGATACTTTATCACAAGAAAGTAAAATTTGACATTTTCTGTTTGTGACCAGAGTTCAAAAACTAGAGTTTTGAGTGGAAGTTGTGGAGATGCAGATTAATATTTGTAACAAGATCTTCTAAAACATCAATACTCTCCTAAATTGGAATGAACTGGCTTGCGAAGAAGtaattccccaccccaccctcctacCCACATTTGTGAAGATTTATGAACAGAGGCTAGGTGGCTAGAAATGCCATAGAGATGGTTTACATTCAGGCAAAGGTTGGAGTAAAATAATTCGGATGTTTCTTGTAGCTCagatattctatgattctgcatTAAGGGATGTAGAGGATTTCTAAAAATAGCTTATTGTTTGGAAGACTGCCTATGGTCCTGAAAAACTATGGCTTCCAGATGCTTTAAGGTCAGGGTCTACCCTAAGAATGAGGAGCTGTCTGATGTGTTGACCAAATTATGCGATGTGCTTGAGCTCAGGGGTTGTGACTCGGTACATGAGAAACTTCAAGGTTCAAGAGGGCACTCTAGGGAAGGCAAAAATAAAGTACAGATTTTAAGAGAAGTGATGCTGGTTGTTTTGGCAGCTCCTTGAAAAGTAACCAACATTGTAGAACTGTGGAGGAAGTTATCTGAGGGGGAAATATTATTTATGTAATAGTTTGGTAGGTCGTGGTGACAAGGAGGATGTCTTTTCTTCTGTCAGTGTTTTGGACAAGGGTGGTGGTAGAGTGAATGGTAGCTACCTCTCTTGCATGCTCTAGACAAGGAAAGTACCTGCCTGGCTATAACCCAGTGGTATTTTGATGTAATTATAAGCATGCAGAGGTGGAATGAATCAGGTTAATTTGAGGCAGAGGAAGATTGGTGATTATTGTTGATAGTAAATAGAGTGTCCACAATTGTGTAAGCTTTGAGTGTATTTATTTGTTCATGGGGAATGATTCTTATAGAGTCATAGATTCAGAATTAGAAGAACTTGGGCTTTAACGATGACtagttcaaacctctcattttgtgGTTGAGAAAATCAAGAAGTTAATTGACATAATCAGGGTCAGACCATAGGTCTTCTGATTAAAAACCCATTGCTATTTCCACCATAATTCCACCATGCCATGTGTGAGAAAGATGTGGCTTCATTAATTGGGAAGCACCTGCAACTTGGACATTGCTTCTAGATGTCTTTTTTTATTGTGGTCCATAAGAAGGAGGTTGGAGAAATTGTATGTCACATctggatttttctttctctgaagcaCCTTGGTACTGTGACAATGCTTGGCACCTGTGTAGTGGTATGGGGGTTGTCAATCATTGGGATAAAAGACCTTTCTGACACATCTAATGCTATACCTCTGATATTTCAAAGGCTCTGCCCCATTTACATTAGGTTGTGCTTGAAAGTGCCATTGGCAGAGTGTAGTAATGCAGCTTCTAATAATTGGgggagttctgagttgcagtaAACTAAGCTGCTTAAGGTGTCCACAGTAATTCCAGTACTCATATGAGCTCCAGAGACAGGGGCTGACCAGGCTGTTTAAGGAGGAGAGAACTAGCTGAGGTTGCAAACAGCACATGACAAAGCTGGTCAATAGTCAGATTGGACCATTGATTGGCTGCTGCACATTCAGCTTTGGTGATACAGGGGAGACTCAGTCCAAACAAATAAACCAAGAGGAAGTACCACAGAAAAAAACAATCCTGGTTGTTGGAGGAATCTGTGTAATACCAATGATTGTATTGATAACCacagtcattttcttttccaacagTTATGTTTTAACAACAGTGAGCTCATCGTCTTTGGGCTATAGAAAAGGGATCCAAAGATCTCTTACTAGGGGATGTTCTGCTCTCCTAATAGTTTCTTGAAGGCCCAGTTCACATCCTTGTTTCGAAGGCTGTAGATAAGGGGGTTGAGCATGGGTGTCACAACGCCATAGAGCATGGAGATAATCTTGTCCCTGTTCCTGCTGGCTTTATCCTGGGGCATCATGTACATGGAGATTGCTGTACCATAGAAGATAATTACCACAGTGAGGTGGGAGCTACAGGTAGAGAAAGCTTTCTTTCTGCCCTCAGCTGAGTGAATTTTCAGCACAGCCCCAAGGATGTGCCCATAAGAAGTGAGGATGAAGGCAAAAGGTGCCAGCAGAGTCAGGGAACTGGTCACTATAATCAACAATTCATAGATCCGTAGATCATTGCAAGCAAGTTTAAGGATGGCCAGGAGTTCACAAGAGAAGTGGTTGATGACATGCTGGCCACAGAACTCTAATGGCATGGTCAGGACTGGGACTACAGTGAGAAGAAAAGCTGAGATCCAGGATGCTCCTGCCAGCTGGGCACAGAGCTGGGGACCCATCCTCACTGAGTAGCGTAAAGGGTCACCAATAGCTATGCAACGATCATAGGCCATAACAGCCAGAAGGAGGCATTCCACAACTCCCAAGTAGAGGCCAGCACAcatctgtgccaagcactggccCAGGGAGATGATAGGAATTCTGACTAAACAGTTAACGATCATCTGAGGGACACTAGCTGAAGTGTAGCAGATGTCCGGGAAGGATAGATTGCTGAGGAAGAAATACATGGGTGTGTGGAGACGGGAATCATAGTGGATCAAGAAGAGAATAAGGACATTCCCCAGCAAGGTGACAAGATAGGACACCAGGAGCAGGCAGAAGAAGATGACCTGAGCCCTGGGGTACTGTGAGAGCCCAACCAGGATGAAATAGGTCACGGCTGTGTTATTTCTTCCATCCATAGCCTTCCTTCTCTATCTGCATCACCAAAGCAGGAGAAACACATGGGGTGACAATGTGGTAGTCaccaacattttatatttttcatgtcAGACATGTTTGCAAAAGTCTTTCATTTCAGTCCTCTAGTGCCAAATATCTATGGTTTTAAGAAATCTTCCATGACTTAAGTCTTCACTAGTTGTGATGAACAGGTCAGTTCATCATTTTCTGATGAGGACCCTCTCTGCACTTAACAAAGCTGGTCCTGAGATAACAGATCCCTACTCCATTGTTGGGCACCTACTTGGAAATTTTTTGTATTGGTAGACTCTGCCACACTGTGTATGGCAAGTACACCATGGTCAATGGTTCATGGTAACCCCTTTGAAATGATGAAGTCTTCATGCATGATTAAAGAATGCATCATGATATAGCAGAAGTATCCCTGGGGCCATGGTAGTAGAGCACCTGGTTTCAACTCTGACCTTTGAAAATGAAACATATCGATCAATGATcatctgttaagtgcctactatgtgtcaggtttACTAGGTTCTGAGGCACAAAAACAGCGATGAAACACTTTCTTATTATTCTACCCAGGGGAGACAAATATTGCCtgaccgtgtgaccttggacaagtgacttaaccatcccacccccaccagtagcctcagttttcttacccaCATAATAAAGAGGTTGAGTTACATATTCTCTCAGGTTCCTACCGGCTCTAAATTTATGGTTGTATGGATTTAGTggagaaaagaaattataaggCAATAAaaacagctcattttataaacaagtcTTTACAATGCCAATGAGCTAAGAGAAATCAGGGCATCATGGGAAGGGCAGATTCTAATCCCTGATCTGTCACTGACTTATGTATGGTATGGGCTTGGCTAAAACACTTTCCATTACTTGTCTGGGGTTTGAATCAATTATCACTTTAGTTCTGAAACTCTTACTTAAATAATTTTATCTGAACCTcactgaggcagctggtggctcggtggatagagcattgggcctgaactaaggatgacctgagttcaaatacagcctcagacacttcctggttCTGTGACCCCTGTTTATATGACAAAAGAGTTCCACAAaaagtgatccactggagaaggaaatgacccaCTGCTAACAAAACCCTGTGGATAAGTCAATGGGGCTACAAagggttagacatgactgaacaacaacaaaaaaaacatgaCTGATGGCCCTAGTCTGAGAGAGAAATCATGGCCCTCTTGGCCATATGTTGGCAGGACAAACCtgaccctattttttttttgctagtacTGAAGTCTCTGGCTACATTAAGTATGATTTCTCTCTAGGAGCCACCTGCAGTATTTTTCAGATCTTATTGATATTAGAATATTGTTACTGCTACGGCATTGCTTAGAGTGAATTTGGTTCTGAAAAGAGTATGGAATTCACGAGAAGTACATGGGTTTAAAATACTTCAGTGGACTAGAAGTCATTTGAATTGGGTTCTAGCTTAAACTCTGTGGGATTTTTGGAGAAATAACATGTCCAGACCTCAGCTCTTCATCTATCAATAAaggggctgaactagatgactGATCAGGACCCTCTCACTTTTGTCTAAGATCTTGTAGTCTCTGATCCtgtgaaatcaaatgagatagaaatACAGACACTAAACCAGCTCTGAAAGCAGTGTGCGGAGTGTGGGACAATGGAATGGCCAGTGGACTTGGCCTTAAAAGACATTAGTTTATTTTTAGACACTACTGTTTATTGGCTAGGTGATGTCAGCCTAATTGCTTTACATCTCTGGATCGCACTTTTCTGATCTTTAAGGCCAATTATTTGACTTATATGATATGTAAAGTTTCCTCCAATACTACCATTctatcaaatagaaaaaaaagctaTTGCGTTTGGAGTAAACTTGGGTTCAAGCGCCAAACCTCCCATTTAGTAATTGTGACTTGGGCAAATCTCTGTACCTCTCCAAGGCAAGATCTTCTCATATGGTAACATTGCATTacattcctaaaatgtaggttGTGAAGAAAGCAAGTCATAGcctttaaaatatacagaaaacagAGGCAGCTTTTACTGGGCCACATTGCCCTCAGATTAGAGGCAAGGGCAATATTCCTCGGTCTAGGCCCCAGCCCCAAGAGGCCAATGGTTGTCCCTACCCTCAACATCTTATGAAGTCATCAGAGGTACTTCAGCAAATTGAAGACTTTGGGGTTTGCAGCTGACTGGTGTTTGTCCAAAGGTATTGGtatagaaaagaaatgcaaaggaagcaGGATATTTACTGGCCAGCAGATTGTACCTGATGGTCTGCTTTTCATTTCTGAGAACCAAAAGCCATTGTTTGGATGTCATCTCTTTGTTTAGCAGTCAGTAAACTGTCACCATCATTTGGAATTTGCATATTCCTGGATAGAGAAGCCATTCCCTTAGAacactgaaaagagaaaaaataatcacttcaaaagaagaaattcagaaaCTTTGCCCTGGGAAACCCCTACAATCCCTCCACCTGAAGATATATTACGAAGGACAGGATGGAAGAAATTTGACTAGGGAGCCTGGCTCatgataaaacaataataatggatTTGTTAGTTGAATTCTTTGCTGAATCTACCCCTATGTTATCAGGAATTTGGAGAGGGTATAGCAATCCATTGGAGAGATTTCAGGGTGTATGGGAGTTTCACAaatggaaaagaggagggaagatgTTTCAGGCATGACTCTCTTTTCCGGGAGATGACCTCACAGCACCAAAGATTAGAGGATCATAATcagagctggaacagaccttaTAGATTATCTAGTCTATCTTTTTCATTTCACAGGTAAAGAGATTGAGATGCAGAGTTGGGAAGTGATTTATTTAGGGTCATATAGTTTAGTGGAAAGTGAAGGGTTCCAATCCGATTGTCTTATTACAAAGCCAGAGCCCTTTCTAGTATACTATGCCCTATGCTAGAAAGTTAGAGAAGCACAAATTGGAAACTTTATCTTTACAGAGAAATATCTAATTTATCTCACACATTTGGAAAGAACTTTAAAGGTCACATATTCCAAATTTCCACCGATTGTGTATTGGTCATGCCTATATGATGTATGGAATATACTCATCCAGCATCTTCTTGGAAAACTCTTGTTGGAATATTCGCTTCCTTGTAAGGCAACCTACTTGAGAGTCCATTTTTTCTATTGAGCCAGTATTTATTTTGCCATAACTGCTCTATTCAAACGTGTGGTCCTTGAGATCTGGAAGGGAAGTTAGGGGAAACTGGAGTCTAAAGAATTCTGACTACTTACCAAAAGTCACAGGGCTAAGAGCCTCCTTCCACTATGCCAAATATGCCCTGGTTTagaatttcctcttcctcttgaCCACCCTCCTTTCAATGTACTACTTCTTCTCCTTGTCCATATATATGTAGGAAAAGGGGTCAACAGTTTTATGGATTTGTTCTAAACAAATTATTATTAACATCTGATTCAGTCAAATAAATAATTCCATGGGGCAAGGGATGAGAAAAGAATACACTGTAATACTGTTGGACCAAGCCAGCCAGCCTTTTCAATAATGGTCATCAGTCCATCAACTTCACATATTCAGACTATCTATTGGACCTGGAAATTTTAGGCTGATTTCAAAAAGTAAAAGCAGTTGAGTATAGTCCTGTAGCCTCAGGGAAACTATCTCTGAAAGACAGTGTAGTGTAGTATGCTTGAAGATTAGACTTGGTGTTAGGAAAATGTGTGttctaatcttgcctctgacTCTTACTGGATGCATGATCAAGAGAAGTCACTTAGGATCCTTGGCTTCGGTTCCCTCCTTCGTAaaatcagataataataataattgtaggACTTACCTCATAGTGTTATTATGAGGATGTGATGAAACAATGTATGTGGCCCGACCATGATTTCCAGCTTGATCGCTTCCTGGCTGTGGGGTCAGTTTATCTGTGCCTTCTCTTTGGGCTCATGTTTTAGTTTATTTGaaaggaggggattggattaATCATTCCCTAAGTTCCCTCTCAGCTGTATCACGCAGGTCCATTCCAGATCTGACACCTCTGCCATGCCATCTCATCCCTGATAAATTCTTCCTGTGTTACCTTGAGAGTAACTTAATGTCTCTAGATGTGTGTTTCTCCAATTCAGTGTTCTAACAGTCCTTCAAGCTTTAACATTGTATATTCGAAAACCATTTGACCCGACCTTTCTGGGTTCCAACCTTTGATAGATAATCCACTTGATGATTGAGAAAAGAgttccttctctctccacccccaagaAGCTATAGCTCCCAGTTTGGCTcatatatactctctctctctctctctcatacatccTTTCGCTTCCCTCCATGCCCCTCCCCCAATTGTCTCTCATTACTCATCTGTTACATACCCAGTTGTACaaaaggaaggagacaaaagGAAGGATGAGACAGATTGGAAGCTGTCCCTATTTCCGTATCCTCTCCCCTTCCACAGCTCTCTCTATTCAGTCAGGTCTCCATGAAGACACACTTAAACATTCTCTGAGGATGTACAGCTCATCTCCCCCAGATGCATCATGGGTGGTTTTAGGGAGATATCAGGAATCAGTGAGTTCAGTCTTCCAAATAAAAGAAAGTTTGTGAATAGAGGCCTTGGGACTGATCTCTAAAGCCTTTAAAATTCTGCCTTTTGTTTGTCTACTTTCTAATCTCTGGCACAGTCATAGGGAACCCACTTGTAAAGGGTGACTGACCTTTGGATTGAACCAAAGTAAAAAGAGGAATATAACTGAGGAAGGAGGTAAAAtgagccttcttttctcctcctcactgccttcaggaagctttgCAGGGGACCCCTGAGGGACCAAGTGTTCATTAAATTCCAAAGTGCTGAGAGTGACTTGGGAATCTGGAGTTAACTTTTGGACTCATTTGTAGTCATTAGAGAAGATGTTTGTGAAGATGTAGTTTTTGGATCCAATCAGAAAATAATCATTTCAGATGCTGGGAAAATTCCCTGTGATagctggagaggaagagagaaggagcatATGACATAAGAACATTTGTATTTTTAGTCTAATCATTTTATCatagaacactgaatgtcagaTTTGGAAAGGGCCTGAgattatagaatgtcagagttgggagggcccttagaatagagaatgttatggctgggagggtccttaggacttagaatgtcagagctgggagggcccttagaacagggaaggtcagggctgggaaaggccttagaacagggaaggtcagggcTCTGAGGGTTTTTAGGACTGAGAATGTTatagctgggaggggccttaatgATTATGTAGTCGGGACTTCTCTTTCtctagatgagaaaatagatCTATATAAGAAGAATCTGGCCCCAGACTACAAATaacagacagagagaaattaaattagTTTCTTGACACCCATTTCTATGCTGTTTGCTCTATACACATTGACTTTTTCTTAggtccatttcactttttatattttatgcttttatgaAGAagaacctccccctcccccacccccttcaagAAACTATGGCTCTTGGTGTGGTTCCCGCATACTCTCTCTCATACATTAGCATTTTTGGTGGCTGTATCTCACTACTGATGAGAATGAATCTCCAATCAGAAAAGCTATCTAAGGtgattaatatagaaatgttttaaaggaaaatttccaTCAGTTTGATTCAGCAGCTCTTTATTGAAGAaccctcattgagaaaacaaAGTGTTGGATGATATTCCAAGAAGGAGGCAAGGTTGTCATTTTTTCTAATCATCTCCACACAAATCCCTGGATATGAGTAAATGGAAGAGTTTGGCTGAGGTAGAGATGATTTCGGGGAGGAGTAGATGGAGATGACTTCATGGCTtcatgaatgaaatgaaacatcAGCTTCATTCTATGGGGTGACAAGTATAGtgagctcttcatttcttattgaCAGAGCAACCCAGTAATAATCCCACCAGGATTGTCCTTAAACAGTCTAGTGATTCCTTTGTTGGTCTTAATGTTTCTTTATGTTCACAGGGAAGCCTTAAGTGAGTAGTATCCCATCGTGGACAATCTGAAGAGGTCCTGTATCTCATTACacaattttcctttcatttaaatGGATAAGGAACAGAAGATAAGCATCTCCAGGAAATGAGAGTACCCTGTTGTCATCTACACTGATCAGACCATGTATTTCAGTCCTGAATGGATTTTAAGAAGGTTATTGAAAAATGGAGGAGGCAATCCAGAGGATGATAAACTATAATGGTTAGGGAATCAGTGTTTAGCTACACAAGAATTAGTGGAAACAACTGGGTATCTTTAtcccagaaaagagaagacttggggtcatggtcattattttcaaatatttgaagggctatcatataGTAGAGTGCTTGGCCTTTTTATGATTTTCCTCAAGGTAgaatagatttcagaaaaatggaTGGAAGTGGTAGAGAGGTGGATTTCAATAGACTGGACAAACTCCTAGTAATAGAATTACACTAAAGTGCTAATATTCCTTAGCagagagtattttttttccattcttggaTACCTGTTAGCAAAGGCTGTGATCACAACATTACAGCATTATATTTGTTAAAAGCATTAGGACTGAAAGGGGCTCtaaaggtcattgagtccaattcacttttaaaatgattcacaaatcattttgatgatgaggaaactgagggtcagagatgtCAACTGACTTGAGCTGTATCACGCAGCATACTAAGTGGCTACAAGATTTCAAACCTGGTCTTACTTACACCAAGTCTAGTACTCTCCACTATGATACCCTGTTCTAAAGAGGATGTGTGTTCTGATAGCGATCATCTTAGAAGATTTCTGAAGTCTATAATTTTGTGTGCCAAGAGGGATAAAAAAGATTTGGGGAAAAGCCAAATATTGGGATGGATGCCCAATGATCTGAACAGCATTCttgagagagatcaagaaagagcaGAACCGAATGATCATCCTAAAAGTGGAGAACTGTCCAGTGTTGACTTTATTGTTTAAGTTCTTGTGCACATTTCATTACATAGAAACAAGTCTTCTCTTACCCAGAGGTGACCAAAGTGATGAATTTGGGAGAGGTCTCTTTCTCTGATTCAGGGGGTCCTAAAAACAAGATAATCTTATACAATAGTGGAAGATactatgtgggggggggggtcagtgGTGCAAGGGCTGGGGTAATTTCTACTTGTATTCTTTAGCATAATAAAGAATAAATGTGGAGTAAGTAGAAGTTAATTATTTTAAAGCTGTGGCTAGAGAAATCAATTAACTAGCATCAGATGAGTTTCACTGAATGACATTAGGCAAGGGTGGTATAGATCAGCAAAATCTGGGGAAGACTGGTGACTGTGACCAGTACTTGTGAGAATGCCTATGTGGTGGCAATGCCTGGCAGATTGAGCTGTTgtatgtttgcttgttttttcatAGAAAATAATTCTAGTCATAGGGTTAGGAACTCaaaaatggaaggaaccttaaaatgGCAGGTTTTCCTAGTGGATAAAATACTATACTTGGAGTTAAGAATtcctcaggttcaaatcctctctctgacTATCCAGCTTTGTggccatggccaagtcacttaactgtgttcaGTTTCAGCTTTCTTATCTGGGAAAAAGTCAAAATAACTATCATATGTgcctcacagcattgttgtggGGAACAAAATGAGAAAGCATTACAAGAAGTATTATAATGCAGTCCATGATTTTGTAGATTGGGAAAGTGAGACCTAGAGAATATATATGATTAACCCAAATGCATGcagacagagacaggattcagTCCTGAGTTGTCTAATTCCAATCTAGTTATATTCCATTGTAGAAGGCTGCCCTTAGGTGAATATCTATGCTGATCATTCTCAAATCAATTTATCCATCCTTAACCTCCCTGCTGACCTCCCGTCTTGCATCTTGAACTGCCTACTAGACATGTTGAGCTGGATGTTATATAGACATCCTAAACTCAACCTATCCAAAGCATTGTCCTTCCCCTGAAACCTTCTacctttcctaatttccctattactgtgaaAGAAACTGGTCCTTCTGTTCCCCAGGCTCATAACTTAGAAGTCACCTTTGACTCCTTACTCTAACTCTCCCTTTTTCCCAATCTGTTGCTAAACCTGTCAATTTTACATTCATCACCTCTCTTGAATATACTCTCtactttcctctgacactgccaccatcatgGTGCatggtcctcatcacctcacattttgtgtcccccactagattgtgagctctttgagatcaggaactaacttttatccttttttaaaatatccctGATTCTTAGGACAGgcaattaaatgtttattgactaggtATTGACTGTATATCTCTCCTAGTGTTCTGATCCATTGAAA
This Trichosurus vulpecula isolate mTriVul1 chromosome 2, mTriVul1.pri, whole genome shotgun sequence DNA region includes the following protein-coding sequences:
- the LOC118835402 gene encoding olfactory receptor 13H1-like, with translation MDGRNNTAVTYFILVGLSQYPRAQVIFFCLLLVSYLVTLLGNVLILFLIHYDSRLHTPMYFFLSNLSFPDICYTSASVPQMIVNCLVRIPIISLGQCLAQMCAGLYLGVVECLLLAVMAYDRCIAIGDPLRYSVRMGPQLCAQLAGASWISAFLLTVVPVLTMPLEFCGQHVINHFSCELLAILKLACNDLRIYELLIIVTSSLTLLAPFAFILTSYGHILGAVLKIHSAEGRKKAFSTCSSHLTVVIIFYGTAISMYMMPQDKASRNRDKIISMLYGVVTPMLNPLIYSLRNKDVNWAFKKLLGEQNIP